One window from the genome of Streptomyces sp. NBC_00287 encodes:
- a CDS encoding creatininase family protein, with amino-acid sequence MSDSGTRWAHGLVPADTTEDVRTRGAGVSRQVAVLPVGSFEQHGPFLPLATDTLVACAVAREIAAAYPVHLLPPVTISCSHEHAAWPGTVSISSVTLHAVIRDIAESLRRSGVEALVVVNGHGGNYVLGNVVQESSARGERIALFPAAEDWESARERAGVATSLLTDMHAGEIETSILLHTHPEMLRPGYETSDFVADDRRHLLSLGMSAYTDSGVIGRPSLGSAEKGKELLVSLSESFAAYFSVLGAE; translated from the coding sequence ATGAGTGATTCGGGAACGCGGTGGGCGCACGGTCTGGTGCCGGCGGACACCACGGAAGATGTGCGGACGCGCGGGGCGGGCGTCTCACGGCAGGTCGCCGTCCTTCCCGTCGGCAGCTTCGAACAGCACGGCCCCTTCCTGCCGCTCGCCACGGATACGCTCGTCGCCTGTGCGGTCGCACGGGAGATCGCCGCCGCGTACCCGGTGCACCTCCTTCCGCCGGTGACGATCTCCTGCTCGCACGAGCACGCGGCGTGGCCGGGAACCGTCAGCATCTCCTCGGTGACCCTTCATGCGGTGATACGGGACATAGCGGAATCGCTCCGCCGCTCGGGCGTGGAGGCCCTGGTGGTGGTCAACGGCCACGGCGGAAACTACGTACTGGGCAACGTCGTTCAGGAATCCTCCGCGCGCGGTGAGCGCATCGCGCTGTTCCCGGCCGCGGAGGACTGGGAATCGGCACGGGAACGGGCCGGGGTCGCCACCTCGCTGCTGACCGACATGCACGCGGGGGAAATAGAGACCTCCATCCTTCTGCATACGCATCCGGAAATGCTGCGGCCCGGATACGAGACCTCCGATTTCGTCGCGGACGACCGGCGTCATCTGCTCTCCCTCGGTATGTCCGCCTATACCGATTCGGGTGTCATCGGGCGCCCTTCCCTGGGCTCGGCGGAAAAGGGGAAGGAACTACTGGTGAGCCTTTCGGAATCCTTCGCCGCGTATTTCTCCGTGCTGGGCGCAGAGTAG
- the ribA gene encoding GTP cyclohydrolase II: MTEKVGVLGKKSHKKSHQRTGVERVVNAPLPTVYGEFRAVGYMDHDRGDEQVALVHGDIGTEDVLTRLHSECLTGDAFGSQHCECGDQLASALRAVVAEGRGVVVYLRGHEGRGIGLLAKLRAMALQAEGLDTVEANLALGLPVDARDYGVAARILDDLGVRSVRLMSNNPRKREALLEHGITVAEQVPLLIEPCENNITYLRTKRERLDHHLPHLDAVAHWS, encoded by the coding sequence ATGACAGAAAAAGTTGGCGTACTCGGAAAGAAGTCGCACAAGAAGTCCCACCAGCGCACCGGCGTGGAACGCGTTGTGAATGCCCCGTTGCCCACGGTGTACGGGGAATTCCGCGCGGTCGGTTACATGGACCACGACCGCGGTGACGAGCAAGTGGCCCTGGTCCACGGTGACATCGGCACCGAGGACGTCCTCACGCGGCTGCATTCGGAGTGCCTGACCGGTGACGCGTTCGGCTCCCAGCACTGCGAGTGCGGCGATCAGCTGGCCTCCGCGCTGCGCGCGGTCGTCGCCGAAGGCCGCGGTGTCGTTGTCTACTTGAGAGGGCACGAGGGCCGCGGCATCGGACTGCTCGCCAAGCTGCGTGCGATGGCCCTGCAGGCGGAGGGCCTGGACACCGTGGAGGCGAACCTCGCCCTCGGACTGCCCGTGGACGCCCGGGACTACGGCGTCGCCGCCCGGATCCTGGACGACCTCGGGGTACGCAGTGTCCGCCTGATGTCCAACAACCCGCGCAAGCGGGAGGCGTTGCTGGAGCACGGCATCACGGTCGCCGAGCAGGTCCCGCTGCTCATCGAGCCGTGCGAGAACAACATCACCTATCTGCGTACCAAGCGGGAGCGTCTGGACCATCATCTGCCCCATCTGGACGCCGTGGCGCACTGGTCCTGA